Part of the Macrobrachium nipponense isolate FS-2020 chromosome 19, ASM1510439v2, whole genome shotgun sequence genome, actctctATCTTCCGTCACTTTATCTCTCCCTCTAGTTCTATGTCCCCAtcttgatcttcttcctttaACAGGTTCCTCCAAAGCCCTCTTCACTcactcctcgtcatccatcctcaactcaTGCTCATAcgatctcaatcgtgactctcttatcacttctgtaatCTTACTAAGCCTGTCTTTCTTCGGATTTCATCATTtttcaatctctcaagcagcaatattcccataatccacctcagcattctcatctctgttctctcaaacttCTTAGAGGCCATGTTTCCAAtccttatcactgtgctatagatttTGACTTTTAACTTGATTGGCGCTTCCTTATCACTTACTattccagctacctctctccacttcccccatgcagcttttacactactgtcaacttcagcctcacatcctccctcttggtcctcctcattttcagcagtaatcaccaggtCCTCgacgtacaacaactcccacagctcttcattcctgatctctttactaatcacatccatgaccagcacaagcaaaaatgggcttaattgaaaaagaaacccataaaataactttgtaacttgtttacttctaagtatttacatttaattttactccacactcgagtactttcaggccctatctgtggcccattttcaagagatgtttgggatgtcaggcTAGGTCAAGACCCAgcctg contains:
- the LOC135211495 gene encoding uncharacterized protein LOC135211495, producing MDVISKEIRNEELWELLYVEDLVITAENEEDQEGGCEAEVDSSVKAAWGKWREVAGIVSDKEAPIKLKVKIYSTVIRIGNMASKKFERTEMRMLRWIMGILLLERLKNDEIRRKTGLVRLQK